The nucleotide sequence AGAGAGGGGGGTACCCTCTCTTTGATTTTATGATCGTAAGTGCCTTATGTATGATTAGTTGATTCGTTCTGTAATGGTTTTCGCCTGAACAAATAAAAGCAAATAATCTTTTCCTCCGGTTTTTGAATCGGTGCCGCTCATATTAAATCCTCCAAAGGGATGAACACCTACCAATGCGCCAGTAATTTTTCGATTCAAGTACAAATTTCCCACCATCATTTCTTCTCGGACACGCTCAAGCTTTTTCTTATTTTTTGTAAATACGCCTCCAGTCAGTCCATACTCGGAACTATTGGCAACTTCAAGACCTTCATTTAAATCTTTCACTTTCACAATTGAAAGCACTGGACCAAAAATTTCTTCGCGTGCGATTCTGGCATCCTTCGGCACATCCGCAAACACCGTAGGTTCAATAAAAAAACCATTTTCATTACGATACTGACCTCCCGTCAATAACCGAGCCTCTTGCTTTCCAATCTCGATGTATTCTGAGACTTTCTTAAAAGCCTTTTCGCTTGAAACAGAAGTCATCACAGCATTTTGCTCGGCATCACCAATTTTAATGGTTTCAACTTTTGGAACGAGTTTTTCAAGAAACTTGTCATACACCTTTTCATCAACCAAAACACGAGAGCACGCTGAGCATTTTTGACCAGAAAAGCCAAAGGCCGATTGTACCACTCCTTGCGCGGCCGCGTCGAGATCGGCTTCGCGGTCAACAATGATGGCGTCTTTTCCACCTAACTCAGCGACAAGCCGCTTCATCCACCGCTGACCGGGCTGTGTTTTTGCTGCAACTTCGTTGATTCGCAATCCTACATTTTTTGATCCGGTAAAAGATATAAACCGAGTAAGAGGGCTTGAAACCAACGCTTCACCCACCTCCGCACCGCCATAGACCAAATTCAAAACACCCTTTGGCAATTTCACTTCTTCCATCAACGCCATAAACATTGAGGCAATGAATGGTGCATCCGGTGAAGGTTTTAAGACCATTGTATTCCCCATAACAATCGGTGCAAGGGTCATCCCGCCAAGAATCGCTAAGGGAAAATTCCACGGCGGAAGTGAGACACCTACACCTAATGGAATGTAAATCATTTGATTTTCTTCTTTGCCCAACCATTTCGGCGATTTAACGACTGCCTGCGGGCCTTGATACTTAAATGCATCGCGCGCATAAAATTCAAGAAAATCAATTGCTTCAGCTGTTTCCATATCAGCTTCGCCCCAATTCTTGCCTATCTCAAGGCCTAAAGCAGCGGAAAACTCGTGCTTGCGCTTTCGCATTAAGGCTGCCGCCTTAAAGAGATATTGCGCTCTTTTTTCGACCGGGACTTTTTGCCAGCTTTGAAATGCTTCTGTTGCAGCCATCAATGCCTTTTCTGCTTCAGATTCTGTATGATTAGGGAAAGTACCTAACACCTCTTTTTTATTACAAGGGTTAATTGATTGAAAATCGGTGTTTGCGCTGATTTTTTCTCCTGCAATTCTTCCAAAATGCGTCCTTCCAAATTGAGCGCGTACTTTTTCGAAAGCCTTTTTCATAGCTGCGGCTTCCTTTGGATTTGAAAAATTCGTTGGCGCTTCATTGACAAAAGGCGAAAGCTTTACCTTTGTTGACTTCGATGGCATATTAATTTGATTTTTTAATTGTGTGAAATTGACTGACGCACGGCAAATTATACTTCCATTTTAAATTTGTGCGAATAATTCACTTGACTTCAGTGGGGCAAAATTTTTCGTTACTTTTGGCGCTTCAAATCTTTGCCACACAGTTCGTTTGAATTATGTCTGAAAAGCGTTACATCGCCATCGCTGGAAATATGGGTGTAGGAAAATCAACATTGACCGGTTTGCTTTCCGAGCGATTTGGATGGAAAGCGGTTTTTGAAAATGCTGATAAGAATCCTTACCTCCCTGATTTTTTTTCCGATATGAAACGATGGTCTTTTAATCATCAAACTTTTTTTCTTATTGAGCGATTTCGCCAACATAAACACATTTTAACCGAATCCGATTCATGCATACAAGACCGTACGATTTATGAGGATGCTGAAATTTTTGCGCGTAACCTCTTTGATATGGGCATTTTGAGTGAACGGGATTACGAGACCTATCGTACGCTTTATCAACAGTTTGTGAGCCTTTTGACTCCACCCGATTTGGTAATCTATCTTAGGGCTTCAATCCCTAAAATCGTTGCTCATGTTCAAAAGCGCGGCCGTGATTATGAATCAAAAGTTCAACTCGATTACTTACAACGCCTAAACGACTATTACGATCAATGGTACAATAACTACAATCACGGTCGCAAATTAGTTATAGAAACTGAATCACTTGACTTTGTTGAAAATCCTTCCGATTACAACTTGGTGGTTCAACGGATTGAAAACGAACTCTTTGGACTCTTTTCAAATGAACATTCAAATTAAAAACGAATGAAAATTAAGCATCAACGATTACCGATTATCATCTTCATATTCGCTTTTCTGCTTATGAGCTTCTCCTTTTTGCCAGTCGTATGGGGGTTTTGGGCTCACAAACAAATTCATCGACTGGCCATAAATCGATTAGAAAATGTGATGCCCGCTTCAGCTTTTAATTTTTTCAGGAAGCATGAAAAATTTTTGATTGAACACGCCGTCGACCCCGACGATCGCCGCCGAATTGATCCGACGGAAGGCCCGCAGCATTATATCGATCTTGATCGCTTTGGGAAGTTTCCTTTTCCTGATTTACCGGTTCGGTGGGAAGATGCAAAACAAAAGTATGGAGAGGATTCATTAAGAGCGAACGGGCTTGTACCGTGGAGGATTTCAAATTTTACTGATAGCCTAACGCTTGCTTTTCAAAAAAAGGATCTCGAGCGAATCTTATTTTTTGCTGCGAATGTAGGTCATTATGTCGCTGATTGCAATGTTCCCCTTCATGCAACCGAGAATTATGACGGGCAACTAACGGGGCAAAACGGGATTCACGGTCGTTGGGAATCCG is from Chloroherpetonaceae bacterium and encodes:
- a CDS encoding deoxynucleoside kinase — its product is MSEKRYIAIAGNMGVGKSTLTGLLSERFGWKAVFENADKNPYLPDFFSDMKRWSFNHQTFFLIERFRQHKHILTESDSCIQDRTIYEDAEIFARNLFDMGILSERDYETYRTLYQQFVSLLTPPDLVIYLRASIPKIVAHVQKRGRDYESKVQLDYLQRLNDYYDQWYNNYNHGRKLVIETESLDFVENPSDYNLVVQRIENELFGLFSNEHSN
- the pruA gene encoding L-glutamate gamma-semialdehyde dehydrogenase, producing the protein MPSKSTKVKLSPFVNEAPTNFSNPKEAAAMKKAFEKVRAQFGRTHFGRIAGEKISANTDFQSINPCNKKEVLGTFPNHTESEAEKALMAATEAFQSWQKVPVEKRAQYLFKAAALMRKRKHEFSAALGLEIGKNWGEADMETAEAIDFLEFYARDAFKYQGPQAVVKSPKWLGKEENQMIYIPLGVGVSLPPWNFPLAILGGMTLAPIVMGNTMVLKPSPDAPFIASMFMALMEEVKLPKGVLNLVYGGAEVGEALVSSPLTRFISFTGSKNVGLRINEVAAKTQPGQRWMKRLVAELGGKDAIIVDREADLDAAAQGVVQSAFGFSGQKCSACSRVLVDEKVYDKFLEKLVPKVETIKIGDAEQNAVMTSVSSEKAFKKVSEYIEIGKQEARLLTGGQYRNENGFFIEPTVFADVPKDARIAREEIFGPVLSIVKVKDLNEGLEVANSSEYGLTGGVFTKNKKKLERVREEMMVGNLYLNRKITGALVGVHPFGGFNMSGTDSKTGGKDYLLLFVQAKTITERIN
- a CDS encoding zinc dependent phospholipase C family protein is translated as MKIKHQRLPIIIFIFAFLLMSFSFLPVVWGFWAHKQIHRLAINRLENVMPASAFNFFRKHEKFLIEHAVDPDDRRRIDPTEGPQHYIDLDRFGKFPFPDLPVRWEDAKQKYGEDSLRANGLVPWRISNFTDSLTLAFQKKDLERILFFAANVGHYVADCNVPLHATENYDGQLTGQNGIHGRWESEYPERFMRHYEARPLPDSLLQYTSFKEIENITEESMKWARESFLLCSPVLKGDLAAQKGLSGDSLKKIVTGREGRKREIYSPFYYEHFKGEMNGMVESRFEISAERVAMIWFTAWVRAGKPDLSNL